In Massilia antarctica, the following are encoded in one genomic region:
- a CDS encoding XylR family transcriptional regulator, with product MMMPKSHRIALLFNANKIFDREVIEGIAAYLSSTRSSWDLFLEEDFRLRLPGIEDWQGDGVIADFDDPAVAAALARSRIPVVAVGGSYENVNAYPAGVPYVATDNFKLIKLAYEHLIEAGLRHFALFSLPEAQENRWAQERENAFRSLMRRDRMEAEVFRGQGTSAPSWDEAVQQQINWLHSLPKPCGIIAVTDARARQLMQACMIAGIEVPEQVALIGIDNDPLARMLTRIPLSSVIQGAQEMGRAAAHLLDQMLHGARLADTRILVPPAGINVLASSKHEPAKHPHVMRARHFIRQYACQGIKTGQVADYVGISRSSLESYFRQELGCSVHDEILRFRLDAAIAILGRGDCNLANVALSCGFTSSQYMHSVFKRELGCTPRAYQDQALQGQAEAAPAPQFQHADS from the coding sequence ATGATGATGCCAAAATCGCATCGAATCGCATTGCTGTTTAACGCAAACAAGATTTTCGACCGTGAAGTTATTGAAGGAATCGCCGCCTATCTGTCGAGCACGCGCAGCTCCTGGGACCTGTTCCTCGAAGAGGACTTTCGCCTCCGCTTGCCCGGCATCGAAGACTGGCAGGGCGATGGCGTGATCGCCGATTTCGACGACCCGGCGGTCGCCGCCGCCCTCGCGCGCAGCCGCATTCCCGTGGTGGCCGTGGGCGGCTCCTACGAAAACGTCAACGCCTATCCGGCCGGCGTGCCTTACGTGGCCACCGACAACTTCAAGCTGATCAAACTGGCTTACGAACACCTGATCGAAGCCGGCCTGCGCCACTTCGCCCTGTTCAGCCTGCCCGAAGCGCAGGAAAACCGCTGGGCCCAGGAACGCGAAAACGCTTTCCGCAGCCTGATGCGGCGCGACCGCATGGAAGCCGAGGTGTTCCGCGGCCAGGGCACCAGCGCGCCGTCGTGGGACGAAGCGGTGCAGCAGCAGATCAACTGGCTGCACAGCCTGCCCAAACCCTGCGGCATCATCGCCGTGACCGATGCGCGCGCGCGCCAGCTGATGCAGGCCTGCATGATCGCCGGCATCGAAGTGCCGGAACAGGTGGCCCTGATCGGCATCGACAACGACCCGCTGGCGCGCATGCTCACCCGTATCCCGCTCAGCTCCGTGATCCAGGGCGCGCAGGAAATGGGGCGCGCCGCCGCCCATTTGCTCGACCAGATGCTGCACGGCGCGCGCCTGGCCGATACGCGCATCCTGGTGCCGCCGGCCGGCATCAATGTGCTGGCGTCGAGCAAGCACGAACCGGCCAAGCACCCGCACGTGATGCGCGCGCGCCACTTCATCCGCCAATATGCCTGCCAGGGCATCAAGACCGGGCAGGTGGCCGATTACGTCGGCATTTCGCGCTCTTCGCTGGAATCGTATTTCCGCCAGGAGCTCGGCTGCAGCGTGCACGACGAGATCCTGCGCTTCCGCCTGGACGCGGCGATTGCCATCCTCGGGCGCGGCGACTGCAACCTGGCCAATGTGGCGCTCAGCTGCGGCTTCACGTCGAGCCAATACATGCACTCGGTGTTCAAGCGCGAGCTCGGCTGCACCCCGCGCGCCTACCAGGATCAGGCCCTGCAAGGCCAGGCCGAGGCGGCGCCGGCTCCCCAATTTCAACATGCAGATTCGTAA